The following are encoded together in the Scomber japonicus isolate fScoJap1 chromosome 20, fScoJap1.pri, whole genome shotgun sequence genome:
- the cpn1 gene encoding carboxypeptidase N catalytic chain, which produces MKQGWTLPWLAAVLLGLMGIRVSGSEFQHHRYEEMVRALYAVHSDCPYITRIYSIGRSVEGRHLYVLEFSDNPGIHEALEPEFKYVGNMHGNEVLGRELLIKFSQFLCEEYRAGNQRIMRLIHDTRIHIMPSMNPDGYEVAARQGPEFNGYLVGRGNARDIDLNRNFPDLNALMYYYEKTNGRNHHLPLPDNWEQQVEPETLAVIKWMQNYNFILSANLHGGAVVANYPFDKSRDPRIRGRTTYAATPDDKIFRNLARTYSYAHSWMHKGWNCGDFFDEGITNGASWYSLSKGMQDFNYLYSNCFEITLELSCDKFPPASALPREWLGNREALVSYLEQVHHGIKGMVYDENNNPIAKAEVSVAGINHDMTTGADGDYFRLLLPGTYTVTVSAPGYVPSTSTVTVGPAEAILLHFYLKTAPKQNLKVKPHNGKKNLSSPKAPLKLGPR; this is translated from the exons ATGAAGCAGGGTTGGACTCTTCCTTGGCTCGCCGCTGTCTTGCTTGGGCTGATGGGGATCCGGGTGTCAGGCTCAGAGTTCCAGCATCACCGCTACGAGGAGATGGTGAGAGCCCTGTATGCAGTGCACAGTGACTGCCCCTACATCACACGCATATACAGCATTGGTCGCAGCGTGGAGGGGCGCCACCTCTATGTGCTGGAGTTCAGTGATAACCCGGGCATCCATGAAGCAT TGGAGCCTGAGTTCAAGTACGTGGGCAACATGCACGGCAATGAGGTGCTCGGCCGTGAGCTGCTCATTAAGTTCTCCCAGTTTCTGTGCGAGGAGTATCGAGCCGGAAACCAGCGGATCATGAGGCTGATCCATGACACGCGCATCCACATCATGCCCTCCATGAACCCTGATGGCTACGAGGTGGCTGCCAGACAG GGTCCAGAGTTCAACGGCTACCTGGTGGGTCGAGGTAACGCCAGAGATATCGACCTGAACCGGAACTTTCCAGACCTGAATGCGCTCATGTATTACTATGAGAAGACCAACGGACGAAACCACCACCTGCCGCTGCCGGACAACTGGGAGCAACAG GTTGAACCAGAGACTTTGGCCGTCATAAAGTGGATGCAAAACTACAATTTCATCTTGTCTGCCAACCTCCATGGAGGAGCTGTAGTGGCCAATTACCCATTTGACAAGTCGAGAGACCCCCGCATCCGAGGGAGGACCACCTATGCAGCAACTCCAGATGACAAAATTTTCAGAAAC TTGGCGAGGACCTACTCATATGCTCATAGCTGGATGCACAAGGGTTGGAACTGTGGGGACTTCTTTGATGAGGGGATCACCAACGGGGCCAGCTGGTActctctgtccaaag GCATGCAGGACTTCAACTACCTCTACAGCAACTGTTTTGAGATCACCCTGGAGCTGAGCTGTGATAAGTTCCCCCCAGCATCTGCACTGCCAAGAGAATGGCTGGGCAACCGTGAAGCACTGGTTTCATATCTGGAACAG gTGCATCATGGGATAAAAGGCATGGTGTATGATGAAAACAACAACCCTATCGCCAAAGCTGAGGTCTCAGTGGCTGGCATCAACCATGACATGACTACTG GAGCGGATGGTGACTATTTCAGACTCCTGTTACCAGGCACCTACACTGTGACAGTCTCTGCCCCGGGTTACGTTCCCTCCACCAGCACCGTCACTGTGGGACCAGCTGAGGCTATACTG CTTCATTTTTACTTGAAAACGGCACCAAAACAAAACCTGAAAGTGAAGCCCCACAACGGCAAGAAGAACCTCTCATCTCCCAAGGCCCCCTTAAAACTTGGCCCTAGATGA